Within Protaetiibacter intestinalis, the genomic segment GCCGGAGGGGTTGCCGTCCTCGTCGAGGAGGGGCGTCGGGATGCCGTCCGAGGTGCGGCGCAGGTAGAACCGTCCGCGCGTGATGATCGCCGTGAGCGGGGTCACGACGACCGCGACGGCGATCGCGACGAGCACCGACATGGGCCGCATCGCCTCCCCGAAGAGCCCCGCGAAGCAGGCGAGCGACAGCAGCGAGGCGAGGCCGACCGAGACGAGGCCGACCGGGTTCCAGTCGTGCAGCATGCCGCGGCGGAACTCGGGGAAGCGCGGCGAGATGCGCAGCAGCCGCTTGTTGATGACGATGTCGGTCGAGATCGTCACGAGCCAGGCCATGACGACGTTCGCGTAGAGGCTCAGCACGAAGGAGATGAGGCTGAACACGTCGAGCAGCATGAGGCTCAGCGCGATCGCGAGGTTGAAGATCACGAACACCGTGCGGCCGGGGTAGCGCTTCCGCACCCGCGTGTAGACGTTCGACCAGGCGAGCGAGCCCGAGTAGGCGTTCGTCACGTTGATCTTCACCTGGGCGACGACGATGAGGATGAGCGTGAGCCCGAGCGCCATCCACTCGGGCAGCAGCGACTGGTAGAGCCCGAGGAACTGCTTGACCGGCTCGACCGCGCGGTCGCCGATCGTCGGGTCGATCATCGTGACGAGGTAGACGGCGAGGAACACGCCGATCACCTGCTTCGTGCCGCTGAAGATCACCCAGCCGGGCCCGCTGAACAGGAACGCCGTCCACCAGGCCCGCGCGTTCGAGGGGCGCCGCGGGGGCATGACCCGGATGTAGTCGATCTGCTCCGCGAGCTGCGGGGTGAGCGCGAAGCACACGGCGGCGCTCGCCGCGATCGCGCTGAAGTTGACCGAGCCGTCGGACTCCCCGGTGAACGCGAGGAACTCGGTGACCGCCTCGGGCTGCGTGAAGATCACCCAGATGAGCGGCAGCAGCGCGAGGGCGAGCCACAGCGGCGTCGTCCAGAACTGCAGGCGCTCGAGGGCACGCATCCCGTAGACCACGATGGGGATGACGACGATCGTCGAGACGACGTAGCCGATCGGCAGCGGCAGGCCGATCGCCACCTGCAGGCCCTGCGCCATGATGGCGCCCTCGAGGGCGAAGAAGATGCACGTGAAGCCCGCGAAGATGACGGTCGTGATGATCGAGCCGTAGTAGCCGAAGCCGGAGCCGCGCGCGATCAGGTCGAGGTCGAGGTTGTAGCGGGCGGCGTAGGCGGCCACCGGCAGACCGACCGCGAAGATGATGACGGATGCCACGAGGATGCCCAGCACGGCGTTCGTCGTGCCGTGCTCGAGACCGATGGCGGCGCCGATCGAGAAGTCGGCGAGGAACGCGATCGAGCCGAGGGCGGTGCCGCCGACCGACACCGCGCTCCACCGGCGGAAGGAACGCGGAACGTACCGGAAGGCGTAATCCTCGAGGCTGTCCTCGGCCGCGGCGCGGGCGTCGCCGGCTCGAGCCACACTCCTCACCCCCACCGGGTCGATGATGTGAGCATTCTGCCGAGGGCGTGTTTCAGCCACGTTGCGGCCCCGAGTCGATCAGCGTCAGATCGCCATGGCCTCCCGCACGAGCTCGTCGGCGACGTCTCCCCCGTCGCCGCTCACGGCGAT encodes:
- a CDS encoding purine-cytosine permease family protein translates to MRSVARAGDARAAAEDSLEDYAFRYVPRSFRRWSAVSVGGTALGSIAFLADFSIGAAIGLEHGTTNAVLGILVASVIIFAVGLPVAAYAARYNLDLDLIARGSGFGYYGSIITTVIFAGFTCIFFALEGAIMAQGLQVAIGLPLPIGYVVSTIVVIPIVVYGMRALERLQFWTTPLWLALALLPLIWVIFTQPEAVTEFLAFTGESDGSVNFSAIAASAAVCFALTPQLAEQIDYIRVMPPRRPSNARAWWTAFLFSGPGWVIFSGTKQVIGVFLAVYLVTMIDPTIGDRAVEPVKQFLGLYQSLLPEWMALGLTLILIVVAQVKINVTNAYSGSLAWSNVYTRVRKRYPGRTVFVIFNLAIALSLMLLDVFSLISFVLSLYANVVMAWLVTISTDIVINKRLLRISPRFPEFRRGMLHDWNPVGLVSVGLASLLSLACFAGLFGEAMRPMSVLVAIAVAVVVTPLTAIITRGRFYLRRTSDGIPTPLLDEDGNPSGERLRCHVTGYTFERPDMLASAEQGPNGELQYVSSLALTLDESDRYVLPPEHVEKRWPRRERRGWMRQSTRSRPSS